The Flavobacterium marginilacus genome window below encodes:
- the purH gene encoding bifunctional phosphoribosylaminoimidazolecarboxamide formyltransferase/IMP cyclohydrolase, with amino-acid sequence MSTAKTIQSALISVFSKDGLEPIVRKLHEQNVTFYSTGGTEEFIKNLGIPVIPVEDVTSYPSILGGRVKTLHPKVFGGILNRQDNESDVQQMKEYDIPQIDLVIVDLYPFEKTVASGASEEDIIEKIDIGGISLIRAAAKNFKDTVIVPSMDQYGLFLDMISAQNGATTLADRKLLATKAFHVSSHYDGAIFNYFNTDETIYKASIENGQVLRYGENPHQKGFFFGDFDAMFTKVHGKELSYNNLLDVDAAVNLINEFKNDGPTFAILKHNNACGLATRETISEAYNVALACDPTSAFGGVLIANATIDLAAANEINKLFCEVVIAPSYEAEAIAVLQEKKNRIILIQNEVELPQKQVRTCLNGLLIQERNNITDTKADLKTVTVKAPTEQEIEDLIFASKVCKNTKSNTIVFAKNGTLISSGTGQTSRVDALMQAVEKAKSFGFSLEGASMASDAFFPFPDCVQLAKEAGVTAVIQPGGSIKDELSINYCNENDLAMVFTGTRHFKH; translated from the coding sequence ATGAGCACAGCAAAAACAATCCAATCTGCATTAATTTCAGTCTTTTCAAAAGATGGTCTTGAGCCAATTGTTAGAAAATTACACGAACAAAATGTGACTTTTTATTCTACAGGAGGCACGGAAGAATTTATTAAAAATTTAGGCATTCCTGTAATACCTGTTGAAGATGTTACATCTTACCCATCTATTCTTGGCGGACGTGTGAAAACTTTGCACCCAAAAGTTTTTGGAGGTATTCTAAATCGTCAGGACAATGAAAGCGATGTGCAGCAAATGAAGGAATATGATATTCCTCAGATTGATTTGGTAATTGTTGATTTGTACCCATTTGAAAAAACAGTTGCTTCTGGAGCAAGTGAAGAAGATATAATCGAAAAAATAGATATTGGCGGTATTTCATTAATTCGTGCTGCTGCAAAAAACTTTAAAGATACTGTAATTGTTCCTTCTATGGATCAATACGGTTTGTTTTTGGATATGATTTCTGCTCAAAACGGTGCTACAACATTGGCAGACAGAAAATTATTAGCTACTAAAGCATTTCATGTTTCTTCACATTACGATGGAGCAATTTTTAACTATTTCAATACTGATGAAACAATCTATAAAGCAAGCATAGAAAACGGACAAGTATTGAGATATGGTGAAAATCCGCACCAAAAAGGATTCTTCTTTGGCGATTTTGATGCAATGTTTACTAAAGTTCACGGAAAAGAATTGTCATATAATAACTTACTTGATGTTGATGCTGCAGTGAATTTAATTAACGAATTCAAGAATGACGGACCAACATTTGCTATTTTGAAGCATAATAATGCCTGCGGATTGGCGACAAGAGAAACTATTAGCGAAGCTTATAATGTTGCTTTGGCCTGTGATCCGACTTCTGCTTTTGGAGGAGTTTTGATTGCTAATGCAACAATTGATTTGGCCGCCGCCAATGAAATCAATAAGTTATTTTGTGAAGTTGTAATTGCTCCGTCTTATGAGGCAGAAGCTATTGCTGTTTTACAGGAAAAGAAAAACAGAATTATATTGATTCAGAATGAAGTGGAACTGCCTCAAAAACAGGTGAGAACCTGCTTGAATGGATTGTTAATTCAAGAAAGAAATAATATCACAGATACTAAAGCGGACTTAAAAACCGTTACTGTAAAAGCACCGACAGAACAGGAAATTGAAGACTTAATTTTTGCTTCTAAAGTGTGTAAGAATACTAAATCAAACACAATTGTTTTTGCCAAAAATGGAACTTTAATTTCTTCAGGAACCGGACAGACATCAAGAGTTGATGCTTTGATGCAGGCTGTTGAAAAAGCAAAATCTTTTGGGTTTAGCCTAGAAGGTGCTTCTATGGCCAGTGATGCATTCTTCCCTTTCCCGGATTGTGTTCAGCTTGCAAAAGAAGCTGGAGTAACAGCAGTAATTCAGCCGGGAGGATCAATCAAAGACGAATTGAGTATTAACTATTGCAATGAAAATGATCTTGCGATGGTATTTACAGGAACACGTCATTTTAAACATTAA
- a CDS encoding rod shape-determining protein, with amino-acid sequence MGFFDFMTEDIAIDLGTANTLIIHNDKVVIDSPSIVARDRISGKIIAVGKEANMMQGKTHENIKTIRPLKDGVIADFDASEKMINMFIKSIPALKKRMFTPALRMVVCIPSGITEVEMRAVKESCERVNGKEVYLIHEPMAAAIGIGIDIMQPKGNMIVDIGGGTTEIAVIALGGIVCDKSVKIAGDVFTNDIVYYMRTQHNLFVGESTAEKIKIQIGAAIENLETPPEDMSVQGRDLLTGKPKQVEVSYREIAKALDKSIQRIEDAVMETLSQTPPELAADIYNTGIYLAGGGSMLRGLDKRISQKTDLPVYIAEDPLRAVVRGTGMALKNITKFKNILIK; translated from the coding sequence ATGGGATTTTTTGATTTCATGACCGAGGATATTGCGATAGACCTTGGTACAGCAAACACTTTAATCATTCACAATGACAAAGTCGTAATTGACAGTCCGTCTATAGTTGCGCGTGATAGAATATCAGGCAAAATTATTGCAGTTGGTAAGGAAGCCAATATGATGCAGGGGAAGACGCATGAAAACATTAAAACTATCAGGCCTTTGAAAGATGGTGTAATTGCTGATTTTGATGCTTCGGAGAAAATGATAAATATGTTTATCAAAAGCATTCCGGCATTGAAAAAAAGAATGTTTACTCCTGCTTTAAGGATGGTGGTCTGTATTCCTTCAGGGATTACAGAGGTGGAGATGAGAGCGGTAAAAGAGTCCTGTGAAAGAGTAAATGGAAAAGAAGTATACTTGATTCATGAGCCTATGGCGGCAGCTATTGGTATCGGAATCGATATCATGCAGCCAAAAGGAAACATGATTGTGGATATAGGTGGAGGAACAACAGAAATTGCCGTAATTGCATTAGGCGGAATCGTTTGTGATAAATCAGTAAAAATTGCAGGGGACGTATTTACTAATGATATTGTTTACTACATGCGTACGCAGCATAACTTATTTGTTGGAGAAAGTACCGCTGAAAAAATAAAAATTCAAATTGGTGCCGCTATCGAGAACTTAGAAACTCCTCCAGAGGATATGTCTGTTCAAGGAAGAGATTTATTGACAGGTAAGCCGAAACAAGTAGAAGTATCTTATAGAGAAATCGCAAAAGCATTGGATAAATCAATTCAGCGTATTGAAGATGCTGTAATGGAAACATTATCTCAGACACCTCCAGAATTAGCTGCTGATATTTACAATACAGGTATCTATCTTGCAGGCGGTGGGTCTATGTTAAGAGGTCTTGATAAAAGAATTTCTCAAAAAACTGATTTACCGGTTTATATTGCAGAAGATCCATTGAGAGCGGTTGTAAGAGGCACTGGAATGGCTCTTAAAAACATTACAAAGTTTAAAAACATTTTGATTAAGTAA
- the mreC gene encoding rod shape-determining protein MreC, with protein sequence MQQIFSFIIKNSNRILFLLLLGISLSLTIQSHSFHRSKVISSANFLSGGVYERINSVEEYLNLREQNDELARENANLKSLLFKTKDSAEIPNLDSLKGVLPKDIVVCKVIRNSYNVYENFLTLNAGAKSGVRPDMGVINSLGIVGIIDDVSANYSTVISILNTKSQINAKIKNSDHFGTLNWDGKNAGFVQLIDVPRLATIKRGDTIVTGGQSVIFPENIGIGTIDKIYIPDDKTHYYRINVKLFNDMTSLGHVYIIKSGNSEEIRNLENQHKKDE encoded by the coding sequence ATGCAGCAAATATTTTCATTTATTATAAAAAACAGTAATAGAATACTGTTTTTGCTGCTTTTAGGTATTTCGTTGTCGCTTACTATACAGTCTCATTCTTTTCACCGAAGTAAAGTAATCAGTTCGGCCAATTTCCTGAGCGGAGGTGTTTATGAAAGGATAAATTCTGTTGAAGAATATCTTAATCTAAGAGAACAGAATGATGAATTGGCTAGAGAAAATGCCAATTTAAAAAGTCTGCTGTTTAAAACTAAAGATTCTGCTGAAATTCCAAATTTAGACAGTTTAAAAGGAGTTCTGCCGAAAGACATTGTTGTATGTAAAGTTATTCGTAACTCCTACAATGTATATGAGAACTTTTTAACATTGAATGCTGGTGCTAAGTCTGGAGTAAGACCAGACATGGGGGTAATTAACAGTTTAGGAATTGTAGGTATTATAGATGATGTTTCTGCTAATTATTCAACAGTAATAAGTATTCTTAATACTAAATCACAGATAAACGCAAAGATTAAAAACTCTGATCATTTTGGGACATTGAATTGGGATGGAAAAAATGCTGGTTTTGTACAATTGATTGATGTGCCAAGATTGGCTACCATAAAAAGAGGTGACACTATTGTTACAGGAGGGCAATCAGTGATATTTCCAGAAAATATAGGAATTGGTACAATTGATAAGATATACATTCCTGATGATAAAACACATTATTATAGAATAAACGTAAAATTATTTAATGATATGACCAGCTTAGGTCATGTATATATAATAAAATCGGGTAATAGCGAAGAAATTAGAAACTTAGAAAACCAACATAAAAAAGATGAATAG
- a CDS encoding rod shape-determining protein MreD, whose translation MNSTLLVNIFRFVLLLALQILVFNNMNFEGYVRAFPYILFIILYPVNGNKANLLLASFFLGLMMDLFCNSGGVHATACVVLAHLRPSFFKFSFGLSYEYQTVKLNDVLTPERFTFILLSVITHHIILFLLESFQFSFILDVLLRTLLSTLFTILTCIILIYLIKPNKR comes from the coding sequence ATGAATAGCACGTTACTAGTGAATATTTTTCGTTTTGTGCTTTTATTAGCTTTACAAATTCTAGTTTTTAATAATATGAATTTTGAAGGTTATGTAAGAGCGTTTCCTTATATCCTTTTTATTATTCTTTATCCAGTAAACGGAAATAAAGCTAATCTTCTTCTCGCTAGTTTTTTTCTTGGTCTGATGATGGATTTATTTTGTAATTCAGGAGGTGTTCATGCCACTGCATGTGTTGTTTTGGCACACTTAAGACCTTCGTTTTTTAAATTTTCATTTGGACTTAGTTATGAATATCAAACCGTCAAACTAAATGATGTACTTACACCAGAGCGGTTTACCTTTATTTTATTGTCAGTTATCACACATCATATTATATTATTTCTATTAGAATCATTTCAATTCTCTTTCATATTAGACGTTTTACTTCGAACTCTTTTAAGCACGCTATTTACTATATTAACCTGTATTATTCTTATTTATTTAATAAAGCCAAATAAACGATGA